The following are encoded together in the Lathyrus oleraceus cultivar Zhongwan6 chromosome 3, CAAS_Psat_ZW6_1.0, whole genome shotgun sequence genome:
- the LOC127129326 gene encoding type III polyketide synthase A, which yields MPQGDLNGSSAQNGTRAKRAPVPGKATILALGKAFPSQVLPQECLVEGYIRDTKCEDTYIKEKLERLCKNTTVKTRYTVMSKEILDKHPELAIEGIPTIRQKLEIANPAVVEMATRACKACIKEWGRSPQDITHIVYVSSSEIRLPGGDLYLANELGLNTDVNRVMLYFLGCYGGVTGLRVAKDIAENNPGSRVLLTTSETTILGFRAPNKARPYDLVGAALFGDGAAAAIIGTNPILGQESPFMELNYAVQKFLPDTQNVIDGRITEEGINFKLGRDLPQKIEENIEEFCKKIMAKCDVKNFNELFWAVHPGGPAILNKLENTLKLKSDKLECSRKALMDYGNVSSNTIFYVMEYMRDYLKEDGSEEWGLGLAFGPGITFEGILLRSL from the exons ATGCCTCAAGGTGATTTGAATGGAAGTTCCGCGCAGAACGGAACACGCGCTAAGCGTGCTCCCGTCCCCGGGAAGGCAACAATACTTGCACTAGGGAAGGCTTTTCCGAGCCAAGTCCTCCCTCAAGAGTGTTTGGTGGAAGGATATATTCGAGATACTAAGTGCGAAGATACTTATATTAAGGAGAAATTGGAGCGTCTTT GCAAAAACACAACTGTGAAAACAAGATACACAGTAATGTCAAAGGAAATCCTAGACAAACATCCAGAGCTAGCCATAGAAGGAATACCAACAATAAGACAAAAGCTAGAAATAGCAAATCCAGCAGTTGTTGAAATGGCAACAAGAGCATGCAAAGCTTGCATCAAAGAATGGGGAAGATCACCTCAAGACATCACACACATTGTCTACGTCTCCTCCAGCGAAATCCGCCTCCCGGGCGGAGACCTCTATCTTGCAAATGAACTCGGCTTAAACACCGATGTTAATCGCGTAATGCTCTACTTCCTTGGTTGCTACGGTGGTGTCACTGGCTTACGTGTTGCCAAAGACATTGCCGAAAACAACCCTGGAAGTAGGGTTTTGCTCACAACTTCTGAAACCACCATACTAGGGTTTCGAGCACCAAACAAAGCTAGACCTTATGATCTCGTTGGTGCCGCACTTTTCGGCGATGGCGCCGCGGCTGCCATAATTGGCACCAACCCTATATTAGGTCAAGAATCACCTTTCATGGAGTTGAACTATGCTGTCCAGAAATTCTTGCCGGATACACAAAATGTCATTGATGGTAGAATTACTGAAGAGGGTATTAACTTTAAGCTTGGAAGAGACCTTCCTCAAAAAATTGAAGAGAATATTGAAGAATTTTGCAAGAAAATTATGGCTAAATGTGATGTGAAAAACTTCAATGAATTGTTTTGGGCTGTTCATCCTGGTGGACCAGCAATTCTGAATAAGCTAGAAAATACACTGAAACTAAAAAGTGATAAGTTGGAGTGTAGTAGAAAGGCTTTAATGGATTATGGAAATGTTAGTAGCAATACTATATTTTATGTGATGGAGTATATGAGGGATTATTTGAAGGAAGATGGAAGTGAAGAATGGGGTTTAGGATTGGCTTTTGGACCTGGAATCACTTTTGAAGGAATTCTCCTCCGCAGCCTTTAA